A section of the Hemibagrus wyckioides isolate EC202008001 linkage group LG04, SWU_Hwy_1.0, whole genome shotgun sequence genome encodes:
- the si:ch211-136a13.1 gene encoding HHIP-like protein 1 yields the protein MSLVRLWRAGVLHCLLWLLLSVLHADSHPQCLDYKPPFQPQEPLLFCKEYAKFGCCDLEQDKQISYRFDQIMDYFDHSGFMVCGKYIRSILCQECSPYAAHLYDAEDANTPMRELPGLCRDYCSDFWHHCRYTLSLLTDNNITATIEEDHDKFCDFLELKDPEYCYPNVLASDELNANLGSVKSDPKGCIQLCLQEVANGLRNPVAMVHANDGTHRFFIAEQLGYVWVYLPNGSRIDRPFLNLTKAVLTSPWAGDERGFLCIALHPRFSVVKKAYVYYSVSVNKQERIRISEFLLSSMDMNMLDHSSERTLLEVVEPASNHNGGQLLFGLDGFLYIFIGDGGKAGDPFGKFGNSQNKSTLLGKALRIDVDNNDDGAPYSIPSDNPFIGEKDSKPEIYAYGVRNMWRCSIDRGDPITGQGQGRMFCGDVGQNKYEEVDMIEIGGNYGWRAKEGFSCYDKKLCLNSSLDDILPIFAYPHKLGKSVTGGYIYRGCEMPNLNGLYIFGDFMSGRLMSLKENTDTGNWDYTEICMGRDKTCRFPKLINSYYKYIISFGEDEAGELYFLATGTPSAASRGGVVYKIVDPSRRAPPGKCSIKPSPVQIKGKLIQFHPKEEFVINKKPTTTAPPKTKATTIPSTTRFQATTRKPTTASPRILTQKPKVSRPTQKPRTPTKKPQTPAPKPTLKPLMTTVLRRNQSPTGALQPLNSQSTTVRPQYITTLKVRSETTPRRTPPPTTLRPSTKQPHTYWTASITATTTRPVYWTSASMKTSQPTDRPRKRGRGRGRKNGQRRGKGGRRRHRSELVRLVSPDPNRSDRGRVEIFVRGEWGTVCDDLFDYKAATVVCKQLGFARALRVAKPAEMGRVATNLRILLDDVECEGTERTLLHCKHATFGQHNCSHAEDVGVVCSSEEEHAVK from the exons ATGAGTTTAGTGAGACTCTGGAGAGCTGGAGTTCTCCACTGTCTGCTTTGGCTCCTCCTGAGCGTCTTGCATGCAGATTCCCACCCGCAGTGCCTGGACTACAAGCCTCCTTTCCAACCTCAGGAGCCGCTACTCTTCTGCAAAGAGTATGCCAAGTTTGGCTGCTGCGATTTGGAGCAAGACAAACAGATTTCATACAGATTCGACCAAATTATGGACTACTTTGATCACTCTGGGTTCATGGTCTGCGGGAAGTACATCCGCAGCATCCTGTGCCAG GAATGTTCTCCTTATGCAGCCCACCTTTATGATGCTGAGGATGCGAATACTCCCATGCGTGAGCTCCCTGGCCTTTGCCGTGACTACTGCTCTGATTTCTGGCATCACTGCCGTTACACACTTAGCCTGCTGACAGACAACAACATAACTGCCACCATTGAGGAGGACCATGATAAATTCTGCGACTTTTTAGAGTTGAAGGATCCAGAGTATTGCTACCCAAATGTTCTCGCCAGCGATGAGTTAAACGCTAACCTTGGCAGTGTTAAATCTGATCCCAAGGGCTGCATTCAGCTTTGCCTACAGGAAGTAGCAAATGGTCTGCGTAATCCAGTGGCAATGGTGCATGCAAATGACGGCACACACCGCTTCTTCATAGCAGAGCAGCTGGGATATGTATGGGTTTACCTGCCAAATGGCTCAAGGATTGACAGGCCCTTCTTAAACCTCACCAAGGCTGTGTTGACCTCACCATGGGCTGGGGATGAACGTGGATTTCTCTGTATCGCTCTGCACCCCAGGTTCAGCGTGGTCAAGAAGGCATATGTCTATTACTCTGTCTCTGTGAACAAGCAGGAGAGGATAAGGATCAGTGAGTTCCTTCTGTCAAGCATGGATATGAATATGCTGGATCACTCATCTGAAAG GACCCTTTTGGAAGTTGTTGAACCGGCATCAAACCACAATGGAGGCCAGCTTCTGTTTGGTCTGGACGGCTTCCTTTATATCTTCATAGGCGATGGAGGCAAAGCAGGGGATCCCTTCGGCAAGTTTGGGAATTCCCAAAACAA ATCCACTCTACTAGGCAAAGCTCTACGAATCGATGTggacaataatgatgatggtgccCCCTATAGCATCCCCTCTGATAACCCTTTCATTGGGGAGAAAGACTCAAAGCCAGAGATCTACGCCTACGGAGTCAGGAACATGTGGCGCTGCTCCATAGACAGAGGAGACCCGATTACGGGTCAGGGACAGGGTCGCATGTTCTGTGGAGATGTTGGCCAGAACAAGTATGAGGAAGTGGATATGATTGAAATAGGGGGAAACTATGGATGGAGGGCAAAGGAGGGGTTTTCCTGTTATGACAAGAAACTCTGTTTAAACTCCTCATTGG ATGACATCCTGCCAATTTTTGCTTATCCACATAAACTTGGGAAGTCAGTGACTGGTGGCTACATCTACAGGGGCTGTGAGATGCCAAATCTTAATGGTCTTTACATTTTTGGGGATTTCATGAGCGG ACGACTCATGTCTCTTAAAGAGAACACAGACACTGGGAACTGGGACTACACAGAAATATGCATGGGCAGAGACAAGACATGCCGCTTTCCAAAACTGATCAACAGCTACTACAAGTACATCATTTCCTTTGGTGAAGATGAGGCAG GTGAGCTATACTTCCTAGCCACAGGAACGCCAAGCGCAGCTTCCAGAGGGGGAGTGGTGTACAAGATAGTGGATCCATCCAG GAGAGCACCTCCAGGCAAGTGCAGCATCAAACCCAGTCCTGTCCAGATAAAGGGAAAACTGATTCAATTTCATCCTAAAGAAG AATTTGTGATCAACAAAAAACCTACAACCACTGCTCCCCCTAAGACCAAAGCAACTACTATACCCAGCACAACCAGGTTTCAGGCCACAACAAGAAAACCTACCACTGCATCTCCAAGGATCCTTACCCAAAAGCCTAAAGTCAGTAGACCAACTCAAAAACCAAGGACACCTACTAAAAAACCACAGACCCCTGCTCCAAAACCAACTTTAAAACCATTAATGACTACTGTTCTCAGGAGAAATCAGTCACCAACTGGGGCTCTGCAGCCACTCAATAGCCAGAGCACTACAGTGAGACCACAGTACATCACCACTTTGAAAGTGAGATCAGAAACCACACCTCGTAGGACTCCTCCACCAACCACATTACGTCCATCCACCAAGCAACCACACACATATTGGACTGCCTCTATAACTGCCACCACCACTAGGCCTGTATATTGGACTTCAGCCTCCATGAAGACATCTCAACCAACAGACAGGCCACGCAAAAGAGGCAGGGGTAGAGGTAGAAAGAATGGGCAGAGAAGAGGTAAAGGGGGTCGCAGAAGGCATCGCAGTGAGCTGGTGAGGCTTGTTAGTCCTGATCCGAACCGGTCAGATCGTGGACGAGTGGAGATCTTCGTGAGGGGTGAGTGGGGTACGGTATGCGATGACCTGTTTGACTATAAGGCAGCAACAGTGGTGTGCAAGCAGCTGGGATTTGCTAGAGCACTGAGGGTGGCGAAACCTGCTGAAATGGGACGTGTTGCAACAAACCTCCGAATCCTGCTAGATGATGTGGAGTGCGAGGGAACGGAGAGGACACTGCTGCACTGCAAGCACGCTACATTCGGCCAACACAACTGCTCCCATGCTGAGGATGTAGGGGTGGTGTGTAGCTCAGAAGAGGAGCATGCTGTCAAGTGA